One window from the genome of bacterium encodes:
- the rpsD gene encoding 30S ribosomal protein S4: MITGPRYKIAKRLGASVFEKAQTQKFAISAERKGKVRKGRPRGASEFGKQLLEKQKVRVTYGVGERQFSRYVSEAVESGHNPAERLHQTLELRLDNVLYRLGLAKTRRGARQMASHGHVTVNGKRITVPSAMIRPGDVLKVREGSRKSVLFEGFKERFAESPLASWLTFNPETMEGGVKEMPTAASADPAGDLLAVLSFYSR; the protein is encoded by the coding sequence ATGATCACCGGACCACGATACAAGATAGCGAAGCGCCTCGGGGCGAGCGTGTTCGAGAAAGCGCAGACGCAGAAGTTCGCGATTTCCGCCGAGCGCAAGGGAAAGGTACGCAAGGGCCGTCCGCGCGGCGCTTCCGAGTTCGGCAAGCAGCTTCTCGAGAAGCAGAAGGTGCGCGTGACGTACGGCGTCGGGGAACGGCAGTTCAGCCGCTACGTGAGCGAAGCGGTAGAGTCCGGCCACAACCCGGCCGAGCGGCTCCACCAGACGCTTGAGCTCCGGCTCGACAATGTGCTCTATCGTCTGGGACTCGCGAAGACGCGCCGCGGTGCCCGCCAGATGGCATCCCACGGGCATGTGACGGTGAACGGAAAACGCATCACCGTCCCTTCCGCGATGATCCGCCCGGGCGACGTCCTCAAGGTCCGCGAGGGAAGCCGGAAGTCCGTCCTTTTCGAAGGATTCAAGGAGCGCTTCGCCGAGAGCCCGCTCGCTTCGTGGCTTACCTTCAATCCGGAAACCATGGAGGGAGGCGTGAAGGAGATGCCGACCGCCGCTTCGGCGGATCCAGCAGGCGACCTTCTCGCCGTGCTTTCGTTCTACAGCCGTTAA
- a CDS encoding uL13 family ribosomal protein, with protein MEPKQYTIDARNQSLGRVASEAASMLMGKKSAHFVKNQILPVTVTITNASKLSLPERRVAGKEYTHYTGYPGGLKVQGLAEMIEKKGVGEVLRKAIDGMIPRNKLRKGRMKLLTIID; from the coding sequence ATGGAACCGAAACAGTACACCATCGATGCCAGGAATCAGTCGCTCGGACGCGTCGCAAGCGAAGCCGCTTCGATGCTCATGGGCAAGAAGTCCGCGCACTTCGTCAAAAACCAGATCCTTCCGGTCACCGTGACCATCACGAACGCTTCGAAACTCTCGCTTCCCGAGCGCCGCGTCGCCGGAAAGGAGTACACCCATTACACCGGCTATCCGGGCGGCCTCAAGGTCCAGGGCCTTGCCGAGATGATCGAGAAGAAGGGAGTGGGCGAGGTGCTCCGGAAGGCGATCGACGGCATGATCCCGCGCAACAAACTGCGCAAGGGCCGCATGAAGCTGCTTACCATCATCGACTAA
- a CDS encoding nucleotide exchange factor GrpE produces MRDERDEFEIDAEAAENRRAQGEDTDAADETGAAGKVAKLKREIEALKKEKQEYLDGWQRSKADYANAQKRFDEERTEAAARGAARAAEALLPALDSLERAKASGELPESFAGIVKQLETGFAKLGLVPFGAAGDTFDPALHEALGSDTAASADEDGTITAVLEPGYRMGERVLRPAKVRVAHLA; encoded by the coding sequence ATGCGGGACGAACGAGATGAATTCGAAATAGACGCGGAAGCCGCGGAGAACCGCCGTGCGCAGGGGGAAGACACGGACGCCGCAGATGAAACGGGCGCTGCCGGGAAAGTCGCAAAGTTGAAGAGGGAGATTGAGGCTCTTAAAAAGGAGAAGCAGGAATACCTCGACGGCTGGCAGCGCTCCAAGGCCGACTACGCGAACGCGCAGAAGCGCTTCGACGAGGAGCGGACGGAAGCCGCCGCACGGGGAGCCGCGAGAGCCGCAGAGGCGCTTCTCCCCGCGCTCGACAGCCTCGAGCGGGCCAAAGCCTCGGGAGAGCTTCCGGAAAGTTTCGCGGGCATCGTAAAACAGCTTGAAACGGGGTTCGCGAAGCTCGGTCTCGTCCCGTTTGGCGCCGCAGGCGATACGTTCGACCCGGCGCTCCACGAAGCGCTCGGAAGCGATACGGCCGCATCGGCGGACGAAGACGGAACAATCACGGCGGTGCTTGAGCCGGGATACCGGATGGGCGAACGTGTGCTTCGTCCGGCGAAGGTGCGCGTTGCGCATCTTGCATAG
- the rpsK gene encoding 30S ribosomal protein S11 produces the protein MDQGRKERALSKVSKRRLERGVLHVEATFNNTKAVLTDEKGNAVISSSAGALGFAGARKSTPFAATKVGELLGEKAAAIGVKEASVIIRGIGAGRESVLRGFSAKGIQIRAIKDATPIPHNGPRPPKARRV, from the coding sequence ATGGACCAGGGACGCAAGGAGCGCGCCCTCTCCAAGGTTTCGAAGCGCCGCCTCGAGCGCGGCGTCCTCCACGTCGAGGCTACCTTCAACAATACCAAGGCCGTCCTCACCGACGAGAAAGGAAACGCGGTCATCTCTTCTTCCGCGGGAGCTCTCGGCTTTGCGGGCGCGCGCAAGTCGACTCCGTTCGCCGCGACGAAAGTGGGCGAGCTCCTCGGCGAGAAGGCTGCGGCGATCGGCGTCAAGGAGGCGAGCGTTATCATCCGCGGCATCGGCGCCGGGCGCGAGTCGGTGCTCCGCGGCTTCTCGGCGAAAGGCATCCAGATCCGCGCCATCAAGGACGCGACCCCGATTCCTCATAACGGCCCGCGCCCGCCTAAGGCCCGCCGCGTCTAA
- a CDS encoding M13 family metallopeptidase: MKQTRKHWGFDVRGMDTNVRPQDDFFRHAHGTWLRKAKIPANESRWGTFSTLRAETDKQLKKLVERIARGRYAAGSPEQMIRDFYRSGLDEKRREKLGAAPLAPWLSRIGRVQTTEDLLSLTAEFHTLGIGVLWGGMIDQDLKNSERYALYLQQDGLGMPDRDYYLKDDAESKRVRGAYVRHIEAMHRLLGLSPKDCTTASETVMRIETMLARASMKKELARDLEKTYHKVSPSALRKIAPGIDWKRYLNSIGAACSGDLIVTQPGFLKAVNGMLKTVPLADWKVYFRWHLINDFAGALSRAFVRQQFAFYGKTLMGSKQLKPLWRRSLAATSGSLGELLGQAYVKEHFTSEAKLRMNGLVDDLFAAYEKRIKYLDWMTPDTKKKAVRKLSQMNRKIGYPDKWRSYRGLVVRTDDYFGNLVRSAKFEHRREMKKLGRPIDRSEWGMYPQTVNAYCNFNMNEIVFPAGILQPPFFDLSADDAINYGCIGAVIGHEITHGFDDQGSKFDGKGNMRAWWSKEDRKRFMKKAKLVEKQFDQYRVADGVPVNGKLTLGENIADLGGASIAFDAYQAALSRTGKREAIQGFTPEQRFFLGFALFEREVVRPEFVKMQVLTDPHSPGEFRINGPVSNLPEFYEAFGVRKGDKLYREPKERARIW; the protein is encoded by the coding sequence ATGAAACAAACACGAAAGCATTGGGGATTCGACGTGCGGGGCATGGATACGAACGTTCGCCCGCAAGACGACTTCTTCCGCCATGCGCATGGTACGTGGCTCAGGAAAGCGAAAATCCCGGCGAACGAGTCCCGCTGGGGAACCTTCTCGACGCTTCGGGCGGAAACTGACAAGCAACTCAAAAAGCTTGTCGAGCGCATAGCCCGCGGCCGCTATGCTGCCGGTTCTCCGGAACAGATGATCCGCGACTTCTATCGCTCGGGTCTTGATGAAAAGAGACGGGAGAAGCTGGGAGCCGCTCCCCTTGCGCCGTGGCTCTCCCGTATCGGGCGCGTTCAAACCACGGAAGACCTCCTTTCTCTCACCGCGGAATTCCACACACTCGGAATCGGAGTCCTCTGGGGCGGCATGATCGACCAGGACCTGAAGAACAGCGAACGATACGCCCTCTATCTCCAACAGGACGGACTCGGCATGCCCGACCGCGATTATTACCTCAAGGACGACGCCGAATCGAAGCGCGTGCGCGGCGCATACGTCCGGCACATCGAAGCCATGCACAGGCTGCTCGGACTTTCTCCCAAGGATTGTACGACCGCGTCCGAAACCGTCATGCGTATCGAAACGATGCTCGCCAGGGCTTCCATGAAAAAGGAACTTGCCCGCGACCTTGAGAAAACCTATCACAAGGTTTCTCCGTCAGCGCTCCGGAAGATCGCTCCGGGCATCGACTGGAAGCGATATCTGAATTCCATCGGCGCGGCGTGTTCCGGCGACCTCATCGTTACGCAGCCCGGATTCCTGAAGGCCGTAAACGGCATGCTTAAGACGGTGCCGCTCGCGGATTGGAAGGTCTATTTCCGGTGGCACCTTATAAACGACTTCGCCGGTGCGCTTTCACGCGCATTCGTACGGCAGCAATTCGCGTTCTACGGGAAAACCCTCATGGGCAGCAAGCAGCTTAAACCGCTGTGGCGGCGCTCGCTTGCGGCAACCAGCGGAAGCCTTGGAGAGCTTCTCGGGCAAGCATACGTGAAGGAGCACTTCACGTCCGAAGCGAAACTTCGCATGAACGGTCTTGTGGACGATCTTTTTGCAGCATACGAGAAGCGGATCAAGTATCTCGACTGGATGACTCCGGACACCAAAAAGAAAGCGGTACGGAAGCTCAGCCAGATGAACCGGAAGATCGGATACCCGGATAAGTGGCGTTCGTATCGCGGATTGGTCGTCCGGACGGACGACTATTTCGGGAACCTCGTGCGTTCTGCAAAGTTCGAACACCGCCGCGAAATGAAGAAGCTCGGCCGTCCGATCGACCGCAGCGAATGGGGTATGTACCCGCAGACCGTGAACGCGTACTGCAACTTCAACATGAACGAGATCGTATTCCCTGCCGGGATTCTCCAGCCGCCGTTCTTCGATCTCTCGGCGGATGATGCCATAAACTACGGCTGCATCGGCGCGGTCATCGGGCACGAAATAACGCACGGCTTTGACGATCAAGGATCGAAGTTCGACGGGAAAGGAAACATGCGGGCGTGGTGGAGCAAGGAAGACCGGAAGCGGTTCATGAAAAAGGCGAAGCTTGTCGAGAAGCAGTTTGATCAGTACCGGGTCGCGGACGGCGTGCCCGTAAACGGCAAGCTCACGCTCGGAGAGAATATCGCCGATCTCGGCGGCGCATCCATCGCCTTCGATGCGTACCAGGCCGCCCTTTCGCGTACCGGGAAGCGCGAGGCTATCCAGGGCTTTACGCCCGAGCAGCGGTTCTTCCTCGGATTCGCACTGTTCGAGCGGGAGGTTGTGCGCCCGGAGTTTGTAAAGATGCAAGTTCTTACCGATCCCCACTCTCCGGGAGAATTCCGAATCAACGGTCCCGTCTCGAACCTTCCGGAGTTCTATGAGGCCTTCGGCGTGCGTAAAGGAGACAAGCTCTATCGGGAGCCGAAAGAGCGGGCAAGGATCTGGTAG
- the rpsI gene encoding 30S ribosomal protein S9 translates to MSDSTKYSAAVGRRKTATASVRITKADTASVTVNGKSAKDYFKTMERTKVAEEALSAKDLAGTYAVSARVSGGGVAAQAEAVRHAISRAILKEEAGMRGTLKTAGYLRRDPRAVERKKPGLRKARKSPQWSKR, encoded by the coding sequence ATGTCTGACTCTACCAAATACAGCGCGGCAGTCGGACGCAGGAAGACTGCGACCGCTTCGGTTCGGATCACGAAAGCCGATACGGCGAGCGTGACCGTGAACGGCAAGAGCGCGAAAGACTATTTCAAGACCATGGAACGCACCAAAGTCGCCGAGGAAGCGCTTTCGGCAAAGGATCTCGCCGGTACCTATGCGGTTTCCGCGCGCGTCTCCGGAGGCGGCGTCGCCGCCCAGGCGGAAGCCGTCCGCCACGCGATTTCCCGCGCGATCCTCAAGGAAGAGGCGGGCATGCGCGGTACGCTTAAGACCGCCGGATACCTGCGCCGCGACCCCCGCGCTGTCGAGCGCAAGAAGCCGGGACTTCGGAAGGCCCGCAAGTCTCCGCAGTGGAGCAAGCGTTAG
- a CDS encoding MGMT family protein, giving the protein MKKADFAERVRAIVRKIPKGQTRTYGQIAAAAGRPGAARAVGTVMSNNYDKTVPCHRVIRADGKIGEYNRGGPAKKRALLRTEGAL; this is encoded by the coding sequence ATGAAGAAAGCTGATTTTGCGGAGCGGGTAAGGGCCATCGTGCGGAAGATTCCGAAAGGGCAGACCCGCACCTATGGGCAAATCGCCGCGGCAGCGGGACGCCCGGGAGCTGCGAGGGCGGTGGGCACCGTGATGTCGAATAACTATGATAAGACCGTGCCGTGCCACCGCGTTATCCGCGCGGACGGCAAGATCGGGGAATATAACCGTGGAGGCCCAGCGAAGAAACGCGCGCTTTTGAGGACGGAGGGCGCGCTTTAG
- a CDS encoding HD domain-containing protein: MNHTPEIKKAIQFAARKHHGQFRAEAEPLPYVTHLFSVALLLAEGGAGDEVVIAGLLHDTLEDTDTTPEELEKAFGSRVLRLVEAVTEPKLGLNGEQLSWRAMKELCVKQLQDGPDGALMVSAADKIDNIESKVAAFGREGAALLARFSQKPESYLWYHGAVLEEARKRLSGPLLERFKRAYERERITFGAL; the protein is encoded by the coding sequence ATGAACCACACTCCGGAAATAAAGAAGGCGATACAGTTCGCCGCGCGCAAGCACCACGGGCAGTTCCGCGCCGAGGCGGAGCCGCTTCCGTACGTGACGCACTTGTTTTCGGTCGCGCTGCTCCTTGCGGAAGGCGGAGCGGGCGATGAGGTCGTGATCGCCGGGCTTCTCCACGATACGCTTGAGGATACGGATACTACGCCCGAAGAATTGGAGAAGGCGTTCGGGTCACGGGTATTGAGGCTTGTAGAAGCGGTAACGGAACCTAAGCTGGGGCTGAATGGCGAGCAACTTTCTTGGCGGGCTATGAAAGAGTTATGTGTCAAACAACTTCAAGACGGGCCGGACGGAGCGCTTATGGTTTCTGCCGCCGACAAAATCGACAACATAGAATCCAAGGTCGCTGCGTTCGGTCGCGAAGGAGCCGCCCTCCTTGCCCGTTTTTCTCAAAAACCAGAAAGCTACCTCTGGTACCACGGCGCGGTGCTTGAAGAGGCGCGGAAGCGCCTTTCGGGGCCGCTCCTTGAGCGTTTCAAGCGTGCGTATGAGCGTGAACGGATAACGTTCGGAGCCCTTTAA
- the rpsM gene encoding 30S ribosomal protein S13, which yields MRIAGVSIPDDKQLAYSLPLIYGIGPTRALDILAKAGIPATKKGSELSSDEEQKVRSLAEGYTIEGELRREIGQNIKRLKDIRSWRGNRHERHMPVRSQRTKTNSRTVRGNVRKTMGSGRRTLEKT from the coding sequence ATGCGTATCGCCGGCGTATCCATCCCAGACGACAAGCAGCTCGCCTACTCGCTGCCGCTTATCTACGGCATCGGCCCTACCCGCGCGCTCGATATCCTCGCGAAAGCGGGCATCCCGGCAACGAAGAAAGGAAGCGAGCTCTCGTCGGACGAGGAGCAGAAAGTCCGCTCCCTGGCCGAAGGGTATACGATCGAAGGGGAACTGCGCCGCGAAATCGGACAGAACATAAAGCGCCTTAAGGATATCCGTTCATGGAGGGGCAACCGCCACGAGCGGCACATGCCGGTGCGAAGCCAGCGCACGAAGACCAATTCCCGCACCGTGCGCGGGAACGTGCGAAAGACCATGGGATCGGGACGCCGCACGCTCGAGAAGACTTAA
- a CDS encoding DNA-directed RNA polymerase subunit alpha translates to MEHHITLPSKPRIVSEEGMAGMYEIDSLYPGYGHTLGNSLRRIILSSLPGAAVTSVKIEGVPHEFATMEGVRESVMEVLLNLKRVHFTLHTDEPQTISLSVKGPKHVTAADFKLPSQVEIANPEQHIADVSGKIAFELEASIERGLGYVPREVLTKEKVDIGAIALDATFTPIRRVNYEVENMRVGDRTDFNRLRILIETNGTIAPREALERSIEIMIHQLKSVIGFQEEAAPSPEVKLEAESSSEGTADSTKMKVEDLGLSARVTSALTDAGIRSAAGLARKSASALEELDGIGEKAIAEIESALNSLGLALKKD, encoded by the coding sequence ATGGAACACCACATCACACTGCCAAGCAAGCCGCGCATCGTCTCCGAAGAGGGGATGGCGGGCATGTACGAGATCGATTCGCTGTATCCGGGCTACGGCCACACGCTCGGCAACAGCCTCCGCCGCATCATCCTTTCCTCGCTTCCGGGCGCGGCCGTCACCTCGGTCAAGATCGAGGGCGTGCCGCACGAGTTCGCCACGATGGAAGGCGTGCGCGAGTCGGTCATGGAAGTGCTCCTCAACCTCAAGCGCGTGCATTTCACGCTCCACACCGACGAGCCGCAGACCATCTCGCTTTCCGTAAAGGGGCCAAAGCACGTCACGGCGGCCGATTTCAAGCTCCCGAGCCAGGTGGAGATCGCGAATCCGGAGCAGCACATCGCCGACGTTTCGGGCAAGATCGCGTTCGAACTCGAAGCGTCGATCGAGCGCGGCCTCGGCTATGTCCCGCGCGAAGTCCTTACCAAAGAGAAAGTCGACATCGGCGCGATCGCGCTTGATGCGACCTTTACGCCTATCCGCCGCGTGAACTACGAAGTCGAGAACATGCGCGTCGGCGACCGCACCGATTTCAATCGCCTTCGCATCCTCATCGAGACCAACGGCACTATCGCTCCCCGCGAGGCGCTTGAGCGCTCGATCGAGATCATGATCCACCAGCTCAAGTCGGTTATCGGCTTCCAGGAGGAAGCGGCACCGAGCCCCGAGGTGAAGCTCGAGGCGGAGTCTTCTTCGGAAGGAACGGCGGACTCGACAAAAATGAAAGTCGAGGATCTCGGCCTTTCGGCCCGCGTCACCTCCGCCCTTACGGATGCGGGCATCCGTTCCGCCGCGGGCCTCGCGCGCAAAAGCGCGTCCGCCCTTGAGGAGCTCGACGGCATCGGCGAGAAGGCTATCGCGGAAATAGAAAGTGCGCTAAACTCCCTCGGTCTCGCGCTTAAGAAGGACTGA
- the infA gene encoding translation initiation factor IF-1 (stimulates the activities of the other two initiation factors, IF-2 and IF-3): protein MKDTGGIEPVTGTVEEVLPNSLFRVRMPDGELQLSYLAGKMRLHRIRVLVGDSVELVTDPYGGRARIVRRLS from the coding sequence ATGAAAGATACGGGAGGTATAGAACCGGTAACAGGCACCGTTGAAGAGGTGCTCCCTAACTCGTTATTTCGGGTCAGGATGCCGGACGGAGAGCTCCAGCTCTCGTATCTTGCGGGGAAGATGCGGCTGCACCGCATCCGCGTCCTCGTCGGGGATTCGGTCGAGCTCGTGACCGATCCGTACGGCGGAAGGGCGCGCATCGTGAGAAGGCTCAGCTAA
- the rplQ gene encoding 50S ribosomal protein L17, whose amino-acid sequence MRHNNKGRAFNRPDNQRAALVRSLARALILEERISTTEAKAKELRPFIEKLVTRSKADTVANRRLISSRLGSPEAVKKLFTTLAPRYAETNGGYTRIVKRPATANGRMTAYIAFV is encoded by the coding sequence ATGCGACACAACAACAAAGGACGTGCGTTCAACCGACCAGACAACCAGCGCGCCGCGCTCGTCCGGTCTCTTGCGCGCGCCCTTATCCTCGAGGAACGCATCTCGACGACCGAGGCCAAGGCGAAGGAACTCCGTCCCTTCATCGAGAAGCTCGTGACGCGCTCGAAAGCTGATACGGTCGCGAACCGCCGCCTTATCTCTTCGAGGCTCGGGAGCCCCGAGGCCGTCAAGAAGCTCTTCACGACGCTCGCGCCGCGCTATGCGGAAACGAACGGCGGCTATACCCGCATCGTGAAGCGCCCGGCGACCGCAAACGGCCGCATGACCGCCTATATAGCTTTCGTCTAA
- the ung gene encoding uracil-DNA glycosylase: protein MEVKIDPSWKDKLAGEFDEPYFKELAEFVRGEYKSGKVYPLPKNIFRAFELCPFGKVKVVILGQDPYHGAGQANGLSFAVESNIAVPPSLQNIFKEIENEFGKPLVHTDGDLSRWAVQGVLLLNATLTVRARLAGSHQGKGWEKFTDAVVRVLSEEREHLVFMLWGNYAKQKGAHIDRTKHLVLESAHPSPFSAANGFFGNGHFKKANEYLIEQGEAPIDWL, encoded by the coding sequence ATGGAAGTGAAAATCGACCCGTCCTGGAAGGATAAGCTCGCGGGGGAATTCGACGAGCCGTACTTCAAGGAGCTTGCCGAATTCGTGCGGGGCGAATACAAAAGCGGGAAGGTCTATCCGCTCCCGAAGAACATCTTCCGCGCGTTCGAGCTGTGTCCGTTCGGGAAGGTGAAGGTTGTAATTCTCGGCCAGGACCCGTACCACGGGGCGGGACAAGCGAATGGGCTTTCGTTTGCCGTCGAATCGAATATCGCCGTACCGCCGTCGCTTCAGAATATCTTCAAAGAAATAGAGAACGAATTCGGGAAGCCCCTGGTACACACCGACGGCGACCTTTCGCGCTGGGCAGTGCAGGGTGTGCTTCTCCTTAACGCCACCCTTACGGTACGCGCGCGGCTCGCGGGCTCGCACCAGGGTAAAGGCTGGGAGAAATTCACCGATGCCGTCGTGCGGGTCCTTTCCGAGGAACGGGAGCATCTGGTTTTCATGCTCTGGGGCAATTATGCGAAGCAGAAGGGCGCGCATATCGATCGTACGAAGCATCTGGTGCTCGAGTCGGCGCACCCCTCGCCTTTCTCCGCCGCGAACGGATTTTTTGGGAATGGGCATTTCAAAAAGGCGAATGAATACCTTATCGAACAAGGAGAGGCTCCCATAGACTGGCTCTAG
- a CDS encoding DUF2283 domain-containing protein, which translates to MKITYDKLADAAYMTLRKGKVAKTVEMSGDVIIDLDKRGHILGIEMLAASNQFAKGDLARNTIPGIPVEIISRSPVTV; encoded by the coding sequence ATGAAAATCACCTACGACAAACTGGCGGACGCGGCATATATGACGTTGCGGAAAGGGAAAGTGGCGAAGACCGTCGAAATGAGCGGAGACGTTATCATCGATCTCGACAAGCGCGGGCATATTCTCGGCATAGAGATGCTCGCCGCTTCAAATCAATTCGCAAAGGGAGATCTTGCGAGGAATACGATCCCCGGCATTCCGGTTGAAATAATTTCCCGCTCGCCCGTTACCGTATAA
- a CDS encoding alanine--tRNA ligase yields MIVSEVRSRYLKFFEKRGHAIIPSAPIVPGNDPTTLFTSSGMQPLVPYLLGKDHPAGKRVANSQMSFRAGDIEEVGDNRHTTFFEMLGNWSLGDYFKKEQLPWFFEFLTSAEEGLGLDPAKLYVTVFAGDKEAGMEADMEAVGIWKELFKTKGIDAAFSDIGSEEAGYEKGMGPNDRIFAYDAKKNWWSRAGVPANMPPGEPGGPDSEVFYDFGLPHDPKWGPNCHPNCDCGRFVEIGNSVFMQFIKNPDGSFSNLPKQNVDFGGGLERLTFATLGTPDAFLIDVFDAARTVLESRTGKKYAEEESVTRSMRIILDHMRAASFMLAEGVTPSNTEAGYVLRRLIRRAIREADRLGIKDAVLADVAKGYGEAYAGQYPHVLAASEAIRDDLAKEEERFRKTLAGGMRELEKMGSDIDAFTLFTSYGFPLELTEEIAKERGIALDMKKVNEQMTKHQEESRAGGAQRFAGGLADHSEQTVKYHTAHHLLLAALQKVLGPDVKQRGSNITSERLRIDFSYGQKVTPEQLTEAEDIVNEITAQELPVTRTVMPKEEAEKLGAQMEFGVKYPDMVSVYSVGPKDATEADPKIGEAFSLEFCGGPHVANTRELGEGGKRFKIQKEEASSAGVRRIKAVLA; encoded by the coding sequence ATGATCGTTTCCGAAGTGCGAAGCCGATATTTGAAATTCTTCGAGAAGCGCGGACACGCGATCATCCCGAGCGCGCCCATCGTTCCCGGGAACGACCCCACCACCTTGTTTACCAGTAGCGGCATGCAGCCCCTCGTTCCGTACCTTCTCGGCAAAGACCATCCGGCCGGGAAACGCGTCGCGAATTCCCAGATGAGTTTCCGCGCGGGAGACATCGAGGAAGTGGGTGATAACCGCCACACGACATTCTTCGAAATGCTCGGCAACTGGTCGCTCGGCGACTATTTCAAGAAGGAGCAGCTTCCGTGGTTCTTCGAATTCCTCACAAGCGCGGAAGAAGGACTCGGGCTCGATCCCGCGAAGCTCTATGTCACCGTTTTCGCAGGCGACAAAGAGGCTGGAATGGAGGCCGATATGGAAGCGGTCGGAATATGGAAGGAGCTTTTCAAAACCAAGGGGATCGATGCGGCGTTCTCGGATATAGGAAGCGAAGAGGCGGGGTATGAAAAAGGAATGGGTCCGAACGACCGTATCTTTGCCTATGACGCGAAGAAAAATTGGTGGAGCAGGGCGGGGGTTCCGGCGAACATGCCTCCCGGAGAACCCGGCGGCCCGGATTCCGAAGTCTTCTACGACTTCGGGCTTCCTCATGACCCGAAATGGGGTCCGAACTGCCATCCAAACTGCGACTGCGGTCGTTTCGTCGAGATCGGGAACTCGGTCTTCATGCAGTTTATCAAGAACCCCGACGGATCGTTCTCGAACCTTCCGAAGCAGAACGTCGACTTCGGCGGGGGCCTCGAGCGGCTCACGTTCGCCACGCTTGGCACCCCGGACGCTTTCCTCATCGATGTCTTCGACGCGGCGCGGACAGTGCTTGAGTCCAGGACCGGGAAGAAATACGCGGAAGAAGAGAGCGTGACGCGCTCGATGCGCATTATCCTCGATCATATGCGCGCCGCGTCCTTCATGCTCGCGGAAGGCGTTACCCCTTCGAACACCGAGGCGGGGTACGTACTTCGCCGTCTTATCCGCCGCGCGATACGTGAAGCCGACCGGCTCGGAATCAAGGACGCAGTGCTCGCGGATGTAGCTAAAGGATACGGCGAGGCGTATGCGGGACAGTATCCTCATGTGCTCGCCGCAAGCGAGGCGATCCGGGATGATCTCGCGAAAGAAGAGGAGCGGTTCCGCAAGACGCTCGCAGGAGGCATGCGGGAGCTTGAGAAGATGGGGAGCGACATCGATGCTTTTACCCTCTTCACTTCCTATGGCTTTCCGCTCGAACTCACCGAGGAGATCGCGAAGGAACGCGGCATCGCGCTTGATATGAAGAAAGTGAACGAACAGATGACCAAGCATCAGGAAGAATCCCGCGCGGGAGGCGCGCAGCGTTTCGCCGGAGGACTTGCCGACCATTCGGAACAGACGGTCAAATACCACACCGCGCACCACCTTCTCCTTGCGGCGCTTCAGAAAGTTCTCGGGCCTGACGTGAAGCAGCGGGGAAGCAATATCACGAGCGAGCGCCTGCGCATCGATTTTTCATACGGACAGAAGGTGACGCCGGAGCAGCTTACGGAAGCCGAGGACATTGTGAACGAGATCACCGCGCAGGAACTGCCGGTGACAAGAACGGTGATGCCGAAGGAAGAGGCCGAGAAGCTCGGCGCACAAATGGAATTCGGGGTGAAATATCCGGATATGGTCTCGGTATATTCCGTGGGGCCAAAAGATGCGACCGAGGCTGACCCGAAGATCGGCGAAGCATTTTCGCTTGAGTTCTGCGGCGGGCCGCACGTGGCAAACACGAGAGAGCTTGGCGAAGGCGGAAAGCGCTTCAAGATCCAGAAGGAGGAGGCTTCCTCCGCAGGAGTCCGCCGCATCAAAGCAGTGCTTGCATAA
- a CDS encoding 50S ribosomal protein L36: MKVRASIKKQQPGDLLVRRGGRLYRINKLKPRRKARQG, from the coding sequence ATGAAAGTACGCGCATCTATTAAAAAGCAGCAGCCTGGAGATTTGCTCGTCCGCCGCGGCGGGCGTCTTTATCGCATCAACAAGCTGAAGCCGAGACGAAAGGCGCGTCAGGGTTAA